The following proteins come from a genomic window of Nothobranchius furzeri strain GRZ-AD chromosome 1, NfurGRZ-RIMD1, whole genome shotgun sequence:
- the si:ch73-352p4.8 gene encoding cystine/glutamate transporter, which translates to MERTRAKREQENGKLDEKGVHLRREIGLLPAVSFIIGTVVGSGIFIAPKGVLMNSGSVGLSLLVWALCGILSLFGALCYAELGTSFTKSGGHYTYLLETLGPLPAFLRLWVEFLFIRPAVASYVSLAFGRYVVEPFFAPCVAPPALIKLVSILGVTFVVAVNCWSVRVASQTQITLTFIKMFALVLIIIPGIIALAKGKTENFQNGFEVDSLTLDRLPLAFYNGLYAYGGWFYLNFVTEEVINPNRNIPVAIIFSIVTVTVFYVLVNVAYYTVMTPAELLLSDAVAVTFANRALQGLASVIPILVALSCLGALNGGFFGSPRMLFVGAREGHWPRIFSMIHIRRHTPLPAVLFLYPLVVVMLINGEIYQLINFASFSRWFFIALATLGMLIHRHRFPNHPRPFKVPLVIAITFTAVCFFIVGLSLYSDPWNTGQSCVLTLTGVPVYYLAVHRFRLPNRWRRIFNYCSKHMQILLEVAQQEVQTY; encoded by the exons ATGGAAAGGACACGCGCAAAGAGAGAGCAAGAGAACGGGAAGCTGGATGAGAAGGGGGTGCACCTGAGGAGGGAGATCGGGCTGCTGCCTGCTGTGTCCTTCATCATCGGGACAGTGGTGGGCAGTGGCATCTTCATCGCTCCCAAGGGCGTCCTGATGAACAGTGGCAGCGTGGGACTGTCTCTGCTGGTGTGGGCGCTGTGTGGCATCCTGTCCTTGTTTG GAGCCCTCTGCTATGCTGAACTGGGCACCAGTTTTACCAAATCTGGGGGCCACTATACCTATCTGCTGGAGACTCTGGGGCCCCTTCCTGCTTTCCTAAGACTCTGGGTTGAATTCTTATTCATAAG ACCAGCTGTTGCTTCCTATGTGTCCCTGGCGTTTGGGCGTTACGTAGTGGAGCCTTTCTTTGCTCCTTGTGTTGCTCCACCCGCACTCATCAAACTCGTCAGCATCCTCGGAGTGA CGTTTGTTGTAGCGGTGAACTGCTGGAGCGTCAGAGTAGCGTCCCAAACCCAAATCACGTTGACCTTCATTAAGATGTTCGCTCTGGTCCTCATCATCATTCCAGGGATCATCGCACTGGCCAAAG gaaaaacagaaaattTCCAGAATGGCTTTGAAGTGGACTCATTAACACTGGACAGGCTGCCACTGGCCTTCTATAATGGCTTGTATGCTTATGGTGGATG GTTTTATTTGAACTTTGTCACAGAAGAGGTCATAAACCCAAACAG AAACATCCCTGTGGCTATAATATTCTCCATAGTGACCGTGACAGTGTTTTATGTGCTTGTTAATGTGGCCTACTACACCGTGATGacacctgcagagctgctgctctcTGATGCAGTGGCCGTG ACGTTCGCCAACCGTGCTCTGCAGGGACTGGCCTCTGTGATTCCCATTCTCGTAGCCTTGTCGTGCCTTGGTGCGCTCAACGGTGGTTTCTTTGGGTCGCCCAG AATGTTATTTGTAGGTGCCAGAGAAGGCCACTGGCCTCGTATCTTTTCCATGATTCACATCAGACGACACACGCCTTTACCTGCGGTGCTTTTCCTG TACCccttggtggtggtgatgttaatCAATGGTGAAATCTACCAGCTCATCAACTTTGCATCCTTTTCTCGCTGGTTCTTCATCGCCTTGGCAACCTTGGGCATGCTCATCCATCGACACCGTTTCCCAAATCACCCGAGGCCTTTCAAG GTGCCGCTGGTCATTGCCATCACCTTCACAGCGGTTTGCTTCTTCATCGTGGGTCTGTCGCTTTACTCTGACCCCTGGAACACGGGACAGAGCTGTGTCCTCACGCTGACCGGGGTGCCGGTTTACTATCTGGCTGTTCATCGCTTTCGGCTGCCAAACCGATGGAGACGCATTTTCA ACTACTGCAGCAAACACATGCAGATCCTCCTGGAGGTGGCCCAACAGGAAGTCCAAACATACTAA